CAATTTGTTCGTTCACCTCATTCTGATAGGTTGCCAAATCGGATGCAGTATATTCAACAGTCATGAAGCCTAGTAATGATTCGGTCCAAGAGCTTACTCATGTATTCCGAAATTAATTCAGGTGAAATGGGGGAGTAATATGATATCAAGAAGGCGATCACTTATTGAAGTCCACATAGATACACACAGataaacatatatatattatgtatatatatatatatatatatatatatatatatatgtatatatcaACGCCCATAccattatcattatcaatAAGTTTGCGAGGCGGGTACCCTCCCTCGTGCTATTATATTACTGTTGCCTTAATTGAGTAATTTGATCGATGACTAATTGCAAGAGATTGTGATTGTTGTACGAAGTTATAAAATCATCCACAACACTCGTTGAGTTTTCCAGTGGTGAAGGTAAGCGGGATGAGATCTGAGTCTTAAACTCTTGCAATTGAGTAATCAATTTATTTCTCAAATCTGTCAGTGTCTCTTGAGGGCATTTATACAATTCTAAGTTTTGTAGGATTTCAATCGTAGGCTGCACCGTTTGATAAATTTGCAACGTGGTATCATTGGTTAAACCTTTTGAATAGAATACCGCTGTATCAATATATTGTTTCAATGCATCATCATCAAGTGGAGATACAGTGCCATCATTGAGGTTCGTATCATTATCATGGAAGATATCTAATTTATGAAGAGTTTCAGGCTCCTTAAGCTTGGCTCTCAAAGTAGAGAGTGTATCCAAATGTGtgtttatttctttcacGGTTCTCCGAATGAGATGGTCTCTAAAGGTGGACGAATTCACAAAATCGACAACAATCGCGTCCTTATATTGCTGATTGGAGTGATATTGATGATCTTTGCTGTTGGCACTTGATATCAGTAACGCTTGAACGTTATCGTTAAATAGTGTCTCGAATAGGGATTCATTGAATATAGAAAGTAAATCATCGTCCCACTTCGAGGAAAACTCCGTGTTTAGTAAATTGTATAGTTTTACCCACTGTAGTAAAGTTAAGTTTAATGTCTTCATAGAGTCCACCAAGAACTTCTGTAGTCGACAACATTTGTCCTTGACAAGCGCTTCAAATTTGGAAGGAACTGGTATCAAAGATAATTCGTGGAAATTCAACAGTAGCTCGTCGAATATCCGCGACGGAGTAGTGGAAGTAACTATACGATTACAGAAGTTGTTGATGGAGATGGTccaatttgaaattacTAAAATGTTTTGCGATGGTATGCTGactttttcttcgtcaCGAGGTGGTGATATATGGGTAGTGGTTTGGTATGGTAGTGGAGTTAACTTATTCaactgaaatttttcatcattgaAACACAGGGATTTAAAATCTTGATcaacatttttcaaattgagCGACAAGTCATTAACAGAATCGGTCAAGCTTAAGATCTTGTTATAGTTCTTTAGCAAATTCTTTTGGAAGGCCTCATTGGTTTTAGTCAAATCGTTCTGTAACTCCAATTGATAATCTTTAATCTGTGGAATATGAGAATCGCGAAACAATGGTAAGACTTCATCCATTTTCTATCGTATTGGTTTTTTTTAGGTTTTCTACCACAAGATTTGTTGTACGAATGTGTTATTTATTATTCACCGCCatgtttcatttttcttcagcATAATGATGAACTGTAACAGaaaataggaaaaaaaaattgtcatCTGAGAAATTGCTTTGGATGACCAGATCCAAAACAGACATAAGCATTCGTATAATTGGTACATAGGTATAtatcaaataaaaatatgcattattctaaaaaaaaaaaaaaaaaaaaaaaaaaaaaaatcaaaaatgtCTCTCTAAAGGGTGATTATAAAAAACTTGGTTTGGGCAAGTTTTTAGCCTCCCTTGGACCATTAGTGGCGAAAGTGGAGCCTGCATAAGAGTGACTGAGTTTTTTGGCACTGCCATTACAACCCATTGGTATTATCCCTTGAGAGCCATGCGGGGATTGTTTCTGGTTCAGAAGCAGATTCTTTAGGTTCTGACTCAGTAAACGAGTATCATCTTTGTTGTTCTGTCGTGGcgtttctttattattctgtctgttttttttacctaAAGTAGTTGTAGAGGAAGGGGAAGAAGGTGGAGAGTGCTTCTTTTGATTAAATGATGGTTTCTTGTTGGAAGAATGGCCGAAGTTAGGTTTCTGACCGTTAGGAAGAGTTTGAGGAGGTGGTATATCTGTGATATAgttgttattattggcGTTCTTAGCAGCATTTCCCCTCGCACGATTATTTCtagttttttgtttgattaGATTATTTGTCTTGTTCCTGCCAGCCGATGGCAACAGCCTGGAGCTGTTGAAATACATGGTATCCGTCGACATGCCTTGTAATATTTGTGTGAGTATATTTGTGTGCTAAGTGTAATTACGTTACGCTTTGCTGAGTACTTCGTCTTCAATACAGAGTATGTTATTGTCCTTGTTATTTGAAGACTTTTACCTTTTCTATCCGTATTTCTCTATCCGATACAACAACATCATTTTACACGAACAGCCGGATGATAAAACTGTAGTACGTATGGTATTTGTGATATCCTATATAGCCATATAATTACTAGCAGCTATGCAACAGTCAAAGGATCGCAATCCATTTTGCTTACGACTACTTCGTGGCCCTCATCTTGCAACAAGCCCTTCATAACGTCTTGAAGGAATCCACGCTCAGTATTTGAGTGGTTGCAAACAATAACGGTCTTGCCCATTTCTTTCCACTTCAGTACTTCATGATGTGACATTTCTCCCGTATAGTAAAGGTCTACGTCCTCTTTTAGTTGCTTAAACACGCCAGAACCGCTCCCGGCACAGACAGCGacttttttgattttgagtTGATTCCATGCGGATGGAGCAGCAAGAGATGCTACTTGTACATAGGGAACCCGTAAAACACGCTTGACATTTTTGACAATTTGCTCCAAAGAGATGTCTTTATTGAATTCTACGAATCTACCGTAGCCAATCAAGTCGTCAGTTTCGCCACTTACAGTTTCCAAGGCATAAGACTTTGCGACGTTCTCTCCGTTGTTCAAACCCCTAACCAACCAGTCATTTACACCGCCACGAGCGGCATCTACGGCAGTGTGAGGGCAGTATACGGATATTCCGTACTGGATTAGCTTTATAGCTGTCTCGTGTTGTGGGTTTGTATGTGGGCTTAATCTGTTCCAGCTTgggaaaataaaaggaTGGTAAGCAACAATTACGTTGCAGTTAGCATCCACAGCTTCTTGAGCAACTGACTTCGTGAGGTCTACAGTCAAAAGGACCTTTGTTTTAGCGTTTGCATCGGCAGTGGTGACTTGTGCAGTGGAACAATCGATGAGAAGACCCGTATTGTCCCAGCTCTTGTCTGCGTACTTTTGAGGGTAGAACTTGGTAATGCTACGCACAAGTTTGTCCAATTGTGCTCTAGTAATAGCTCTGCTCATTGCGTTTCGGTGGACTCTTGTTCTGTTTCCTTCCGACTGTGTATTGGAATAAGTTTTTCGGtgttatatatatacatatatatgacaggtgaaagaattgaaaaggtGAAAATAAATGACGAATTTGCAAAATCACATTTCCTAACAACTCAGTGGAGAGAAACAAAGCGCCAACGACACTATAAGATGCCCGTTACTGAACAGGGACTCCGCGAGAGGATAGAATCAGCCATACCGCAAGTTTACCATATCATTGTGACGGATCTTTCGTACGGTTGTGGTCAGTCGTTTGATATTGTGGTGGTCAGCGACTTCTTTCAAGGTAAAAGCAAACTAATGAGGAGTCGTGCAGTGAACAAGGCTGTGAAAGAAGAGCTGCAGGAGATTCATGCCTTTAGCTGCAAGTGCTACACTGAGGAGGAATGGTCTAAGATTGTGGTATGAAAAGGATGATATTGTTCTATTATTAAGTTTCGAAAGGAGACGGCATTGAATCTTTTTGGCATAGACGATTTTGCTTTCTTACGTTATTTACATCGGAGAGTATGTATTTGTGTAGTTATGTACTTAGATATGTAACTTAATTTAATGATATGGTGGGGGGCTATCCTCCATGCCCCATTTCCAGTTATTTGAAGGTTCTTGCGAGTTCAAACCTATGAAGTAAAACGGTTTCTTTTTAGATGTATCTTTCTTGGAGTCCAAATTTAGCGATATTTTTTCTGGTATAACGTATTTATCCCTTATCGATACTgttgttttcaaatatgGGGGAGATTGTTCTTCAAGCTCGGGTATCGGTGTTTGGACCGGTGTGGACGTAACTGTTTCAATAGCAGTACTATCATCAACAGCCTGTTCTCCTTGTGATTGTAGGTTCGATGGTGTGCGGGTCTTTTTGCATTTGATCTTTCTTCTCCTTGGTTTGGCATTGTCGTCGTTGCTGTTACTCCTATCGAAAAGTCGAGACTGAATCTTGGTTATCGTAGCCAAATCGTACTGGCTGGAATCTAACACTGTTTTAGGTAATAGATTGTGGGAACAGTAGAATGGCTTTACCAATTGTTTTGATGATACGGTTGATGACTTTGGTTGTGGAAATGATTGCGAAGAGTAGTAATTGTTTAAAGAGGGCATCCTTGATATAAATCTGTACAAGTTTTGTCTTTCCAAGCAACCAGGTATAGCGGAAAGAGAATTCATCACAGTGGAATGTAGTGACAGTGTTGACCTCGACGACACAATGCTTGAAAGACGTAGCATGTTTATTGGAGAAAGCTCTTGAAAATCTGATCCGTCCAAGATTACATTCCTAGACATTGTAGTTTGTTGATGATGATGCTCTCTTTTACCAGGGATGGTACTGGTGCTCTCGCCGCGATTGGTGAACCAGTTCTGTGACGTGTTGAAGAtcaaagaaggaagaacaTCCTTGAACACTACATGCATGGACTCTTTTAGCCTTCTCTCAATGGTGCTTTGGAGAATTTTTACAGAACAATCAAACTTAAAATCCAAATCAACGTCATTAAAGGATATCCCAATTCCAGGGttctttacaaaaatattcGTGATGGCTTCTAGCTCGATGGAACTGAACGTCATAGTTATAGGAATTGTGAACGATCCATTATTGATGAGCTGGGGCATGGTAAAGCTGGGTGTATCCTGTTCGTTaatcaataaaagattCGACTCTATGACTGTCTGTATCCGCAACATAGCATCCTTACATGAAATCTTGCAAATCCCCTTGGCCAGAGACTTGGGCTGCGTGATAATGTCTAGGTCCAGAATTTCTAGCTGTGGTATTGTAGGAAAATCCACCTTCTGTACCTTAATTCCGCTTTTCAAGATatctaatttctttttagaCGGTGAGTTCAAAGCCGTAGATAACTTTTCCCGTATTCGTTCATTGAAAGAGTTATCACCAAACACAGCTTCGTTGAATCTAAATGACATGACGATGCTGAAGTTTCTTGCAGttgtgttttttttgttataaTTGTTACTGTTTCTATGTTTTACGAATCTTCCATGACTCTTCTAATTGGTCTCTTTTTACTACAAGGCTTCATGGccctttttcaaacctAATTTATAAGTTCTTTGCCCTATGCTTAAAACAGTTTAGCCCTATTTAATATAGtacaaaaaaggaaaaacctaattgaaaaaagctATTCACCCTAGGTCATTACTACTTTTTCCCTTAGCTAGCCGTGTTTttagtttttgttttgtttattttacCTGTATTATGCCTTGTTTGATGACTTTAGTATGGGTTTGGTTTGTCTTATCCTTGGATACAAAAGGACCAGATACATTCACGTCTGGTCGGTAGAACATCGGTATCCAGTATAGTGTTCAGCTGTTCCTATAGAGACAAAATTTATAATCTGCGTGTAACAAATATCTGCAGGTTAAAAAAGTCCAGATCAGTGTTTCGAAGCTgttgatttttctttttttttttttatattaaaattttcatattccCTGATTGCATCGTTTATCTGATTATCATTTCATTGCATTCTTTAACTACTTGAGTTTTCTTTCCAGCTGTATACTATTGACACTAACATGAACGTGCCTGAAACAAGACAATCCTCCATAGTCGTAGCTATAAGAGTAAGGCCCTTTACGTCAATGGAAAAAACAAGATTGGTCAATGAAGCTAGTGGTGCAGAAGCTAACTTTCCCGGTTTGGGGGATTCGTCGTTAATATTACCCATGAGTAATAACTCCGACTCCGATATAGACATAGACGCTGAAGAAGGTTCTACGCGGagcaaaagaaatagcTTGCTGAGGAGAAAAGTAATTAGACCGGAGGGTATACGTAAAATTGTGGATTGTGTGGATGATAGAATGCTCATATTCGACCCAGCTGATAGAAACCCATTGAACAAAGTGAGTGATCAGGTCCTGAACTCGATGCGTGCAAGGGCCACTAAGGCCACTGCGTCCTCTATCAATAACAGCAATGCTACgaacaaattttcttcgCAACGTCGAAGGCACGGTGGCGAAATCAAGTTtgtatttgataaattgtTTGATGAAACCTCTTCCCAAGCCCGTGTATACAAAGAGACCACCAGCCCGCTCCTAGATTCTGTTTTAGATGGATTCAACAGTACCGTATTTGCTTACGGTGCTACTGGTTGTGGCAAGACATATACTGTGAGTGGCACACCTTCACAGCCGGGGATCATATTTCTAGCCATGGAGGAActattcaataaaattaCAGACCTGAAGGACGAAAAAGACTTCGAGATTTCACTGTCTTACTTGGAAATATACAATGAAAGAATCAGAGACCTTTTGAAACCAGAGACACCATCTAAAAGATTGGTCATTAGAGAAGATACGCAGAACCACATCAAAGTGGCGAATTTGTCGTATCACCACCCAAATACGGTAGAAGATGTGATGGACTTAGTTGTCCAGGGAAACATAAACAGGACTACGTCACCGACGGAAGCAAACGAAGTATCTTCACGATCTCATGCAGTGCTGCAAATACACATCATGCAGACAAATAAGCTTGTAGACTTGACCTCGCAACATACATTTGCTACACTTTCAATAATCGATCTAGCTGGGAGCGAAAGAGCCGCCGCAACAAGAAACCGTGGTATAAGATTACACGAAGGTGCGAATATAAATAGATCCCTACTAGCACTGGGCAATTGCATTAACGCGTTGTGCTTGAATGATGGCAGCAGAAGCTGTCATATTCCATACAGGGATTCCAAGTTAACTAGGCTGTTGAAATTTTCACTGGGTGGCAATTGCAAAACAGTCATGATTGTTTGCATATCGCCCAGCAGTTCACATTATGATGAGACATTGAATACTTTGAAATATGCAAATCGTGctaaagaaataaagaCCAAAATAATCAGAAATCAGCAGTCTTTGAGTAGACACGTTGGAtcttatttgaaaatgattaCGGAACAAAAGCGACAAATCGAAGAGTTACGCGAACGTGAAGAGAAgatgatttctttgaagCTAACGAAATACAAActaaacaaagaaaagatccAGTTAGCCATTAACGAGTGCGTCAATCGTGTTCAGCAAACGTATGCAGGAGTGGAAACGTATCAAGTAGCCAAGACCTTGAAATCATTAATACTTTGTAAAAGGCGGTTTTTGCAAATGGTCAAGCTAGAAGTGGATAATTTGATACTATTATTTGAACGGGAGGAAAGTACAGCCGCCGAGATGCAGCCGGTGATTAGTAATTGCCGAATGATCAGTGGTCAGCTTTATAACAAAATACACGAGTTAGAAATGAAATTTGATGAAACCGACACTCTGAGTTCCGTCATTCATCAGGTACATTCCATTGACTTGAACAAGTTAAGAGAGATGGAGGACTGGGATGAAACTTACGACCTGGTGTACTTGGAGTCGTGTttaaatcaaatatcaGAATTACAAAGAAACGAAATCTTGGTTAATTCCTCCATaatgacagaaaaattaatgTCAGATCCGGGTTTGAACTCCCGATTTAAATTTCTATCAAAGTGGCTGATGAATAGGACACCTAACATTGAATCCATAATTCAAGACCTGGTTCATATCGACGAGGAGTTTGAATCTTTTGCCAGAACTTTTATCGCCAATCCCGATAGCAATTTTACAAACacaaatataaatataataaacaCGACGGCAGCTGACTTGGCTGTTCCCGCTGAGACCCTACAACGGCAAAATTTttcccaaaaaaaagtaaagtGGACGAGTCCCGACCTTAGTCCCAGCCCTATGATTGAACCACAACCGGAGCTAGAACCAGAACTACACCAAGATCAAGACGCCATTGCAAGTGAAGTGGACGTAAGTATGCAAGATACCACATTCAATGAGCAGGGGCCCTCGACCCCCTCCGCTCCGACTACAGCGGTTCCAAGAAGGAAGATGCGCTCCTCCCTTCTTACTCATCAAAGTCTACTGGCCACTGCCAGGAAATAACATACATATCCTACGTAAACTATCGAATATAACTTCTTTCCGCCAGCATTAAACGCATTTATGTTGATTAATTCCGGGTTACgggaaaaatttttctttaatttcttttttttgaatttatttgGCACGAGAAAAGGTTCAAAGTGAATAATTGCTTTTAGTCATTAGACACATTACCTACTTTCTAAGAGATTCTAAAAGAAACTAAGCACCACAAATCATTGATCTTTTAAGAAAAACGCACAAGGATCATATACTAGATTCTCGTTCtcgttttttcttccttttttttttctctaaagCCTTTTACTGGGTTAATTTCCTTTATTGACccaaattaaaagaaaacgttTCTCAGGAGACTCTTTTAAGCAAAATTTAGCAAATTTGTGTTTGCTGTTGTTTTTACAGAGACTGCATTACTTGAAGGTTTGCCTTTAAGTCTTCGAgtcgtttttttttattaactTTAATCCTTTTTCTGTGTGTTTGTGTATATTCAGTGGGGTTATTTTACAGTATTCGAAGAGACTTCGTTTCACACATTTAAACCAGCTTTATTAGCGTTTAGCTTATACACTacaaggaattttttttttctttaacatTATTAAGACAGTTATTGAGTTAATTCGTCTTCAGCCCCCCTCCCCCCAACAAACCCCCCTTCATATAGAAATGGCTAATACTTTCAAGTATTATCCTGAAACGATGGGTAATTCTAGTGGTTATCCAATTAGTTTGCCTTTTCCGAAAGGTTCGGCTACTTCTGCTGTTAATGTTGCTAGGCAACTGCCTAAATATTTAGGTCATGTTCCCTCGCAATCAGTTCATACTCAGTTGCCATCCATGGCTTCTTTAGGTTACTTCAATCAGCCAAGTTCTACTTACTATGCTCCTCCTGCACCACTTCAACAGCACCAGCAACCACCTATCCTTCCCCCTCCGGGCCTAATGTACACTAGTAACAATAACAGCAACGTTATTCCTCCTCCTGTTCAAATGATTCGGGATGgacaacaacaaccacAACAATCTAACCAAGTAAATGGGGGCGTCAGTGAGAACTTGGACTACGATATTTCTATAATGTCAAAATTTATCATGGAAAATGCCTTTGTTGCCTTCAACGCGAACTATAGTACTGATGACCAGACCActgatctttttttcaagggcATATCTTCTGTGTTGAATGCCACGAGATTGCCTTCAGctactatttttttggctATAGATTATCTTTTCAAGTATATCAATAAATTATCTAATGGGATACATTCAATTGGTGGCAATTCGATCAATAtcatttatcaaaataCTATGATTGCGTTCATATTAGCAAACAAGTTCAACGATGACAAAACTTTCACCAATAACTCATGGTCACAGGCAACAGGAATACTGATAAATGTTATCAATGATTTCGAGAGACAATGGTTGAGAATATTTAACTGGGAATTGTATGATAGtgcttttctttattttgaGTTCGTCaagaattttgagattttcAAGCAAAATCAACTCAAACCTGCTGTAGCGGTTCCTACGTTATTATCTCCAATTGTCAACGTTGGTGATACGAGAAACGTAAATTTCAACTTGAAGCCTACTTCCACAAACAACCTATTATCTCCAGTTTCCAATTATGAAACCCCCATGCTGATGCCGCATAACATGTTTTCATCACCATCTTATCAGAGTAACTCAAGGTCTGAATTTTCTAGTATGAATGGTTATTATAACTATTACAACTATAATCAGCCAAGATTGAATTACTATCAACAATTCCCCaatatatattcttcaCCAATTTCGGAAACTCAGTTTGATTACGACTTCTACAATTTCAGTAgtcaacaacaacagcaacaacaaaaacaacacTCACTTTTACCTGCCGCTCCACAATTACCTCCCCCTCACGTCCATAATCAGTCTTACGGTCATCATCTTGGCTGGAAGTCAATGGATGACACAATAAATCATTCAAGATTTGAGCGAAACTACTTTCCGTATTCGGCAGTGTATTAgtgaaaacttttttttccttattttttctttgatccCATCGAATtactttctcttttgcCCAGGATCATCTTTCTAATCTatcattttattattttctctcATGAGAAAACAGAATTTCGAAACagatataataaaaaaattgaaaaatttgaaaaaaaaaaatctagaAACATATTTTCCTAAAATGAAAATCGGAAGctaacaaaatttttgaaaaacgaaataaagaagaaagattattattattactttttttattagtaCTCCATATGGACCTCTTAGGTGAGTGAtcttattaaaaaaaataaaaaaaataaaaaaatatgaaaaaaaaagaaaattaaaaactaaacaaattttatgaCAGGAATAAAaactataaaaaatgaaaaccaaaaaaaaaaagcactGGATTTTTAACATCTTGtccttttctttccctttatcattttttctcatttactttgttattaattttttttttcaagttctccacatatacatatgtaAGAATTGAGTCTATCTCTTTCTAATATTTAAGaaatacataaaaaaaccaattttttttttttattactagcaaatttatttttgtgAAGTGAAATTCATACATTGGCTTATTAAAGGTATTAAATATTActgaaattttatgaaccaaaaagaataatggATGATTGTAAGGTTACATGCAATATATCAAGATATTACTAGAGATTATTTACCGCCAGCTTCTCTAAACCACCTGATGCTTCTATCTAAACAAACACAGCATAAACTTTCATTTAAATCAGCTCCCATACCAGATCTCCAaccttttttcaaaaacttcacGTCAAAGACACCAGGTTCAGCTAAAGAATCTCCATGTTCATCAACAGCTAAGATAtcctcttcaatttcaatatcatcaCAATGCATATTCAATGTAGTGATTCTTTCCTTTGTTTTTACATCCCAAAATCTCAATTTACCATCCCATCCGGCACTGCATAATGTTTCACCAGAATCATTAAACGATAGACTCATGACCCAGCTAGAATGTGCAAATTCACCCAGACTTGCCTGCGAGCTATGGGTTGGTACGGATAAGGAGCCTATTCTTTCACCAAATTCAGTTTCATATAGAGTGATGCAACCAAATGAATTTGAATCGTGAGCAATGGCTAATAAGGATCCTTGAGGAGAAAATTTCACCGATCTGATGGAATTCGAATTATTAATCATAGAATGCTGAGATTCAAAATTGTACAACGGGCGTAATGTAGATAGTTCTGAAATTTGTACTGTTCCATTATTAAAACCTGTGGCAATTAGTCCTCGTTCAGAGATATCCACAGAAGTGGCAAATTGACTTGGAGTCATAGGCGATTCGACAGTGCCTTGTAATTCTAACGTGGGGCTCCAATTTAGTGTTAAAGAATTTGACTCATCTGCAAACGGGTGAAACTTCCAAATGTAAGTGGTCCCTTTGACGTCTGTAGCAACCAGCCTATGGGAAAGTAGTCTGTCATTTGAGGCACCCCATTTTAATGCCCAAAAGGAATGCTTTTTCATGTCTGAGTCTAGAAGATCCAATTTCTCGAATATAACTTTTTTAGTCTCATCTTCTCTAGTGATACGATAGAAGAGTAAATCGCCAGAAAATGAAGTGGTAGCAACAAGGCATAATTCAAATGCATCTCTCTCAATAGCTTGCAAGACATCGACATGGTGCAATCCGGACTTATGGACAAAGTGAGAATATGACTTATCTTTTggattttcattatctaACAGCTTATTATCCCACACCTTTAAGTAACCGTCACCTGAACAACTTACCGTAAATGAATTGCAAGCAGAAACCGAGAAAATATCAGCGTCATGAGCTTTACCTGCATTTGCTGTGGCAATAAACACTTTGGACATTTTTCCAATACTTGATTAACCtctttttcgtttcttGTCTTTATTTTAGATTTGTTTTAATATCGCCtaatttttccttctttactttatattttttttatttttcgcCTAAAGATTTGTATCAATTAATTAGccaacaaaaacaaaaacaataaagtCATATAAGGGTTGATAATTGATATTGATGGCAGCTAATTCTGTAGGGAAAATGAGTGAAAAGTTAAGAATCAAGGTGGACGATGTTAAAATCAACCCCAAGTATGTTTTATACGGTGTTAGTACACCAAACAAGCGCCTTTACAAAAGGTATTCCGAGTTTTGGAAACTGAAGACACGATTGGAGAGAGATGTAGGAAGCACCATCCCATATGACTTCCCTGAAAAGCCCGGTGTATTGGACAGGAGGTGGCAAAGAAGATATGATGATCCGGAAATGATCGATGAAAGACGGATCGGACTAGAGAGGTTCCTCAATGAATTGTATAACGATCGTTTTGATTCTCGATGGAGAGACACAAAAATAGCGCAAGACTTCCTGCAGTTGTCAAAGCCAAATGTTTCTCAAGAAAAGTCACAGCAGCATCTAGAAACTGCTGACGAAGTGGGATGGGATGAGATGATAAGAGATATTAAATTGGATTTAGATAAGGAGAGTGATGGCACACCCAGCGTGCGTGGAGCACTAAGGGCACGTACGAAGCTCCACAAGTTACGAGAGCGACTAGAACAGGATGTGCAAAAGAAGTCTCTTCCAAGCACGGAAGTGACTCGTCGCGCCGCTCTATTGAGGTCCTTGCTCAAGGAATGCGATGACATTGGTACAGCAAACATAGCTCAGGACCGTGGACGACTTCTGGGGGTTGCCACCAGTGACAACTCTTCAACCACGGAAGTTCAAGGAAGAACGAATAACGATTTGCAACAGGGGCAGATGCAAATGGTGCGCGATCAAGAACAAGAGTTGGTTGCACTGCACCGAATTATCCAGGCACAACGTGGATTGGCCTTAGAGATGAACGAGGAGCTGCAAACACAGAATGAGCTACTTACAGCACTTGAAGATGACGTCGATAACACTGGTAGGAGGTTACAGATAGCCAACAAGAAGGCTAGACATTTTAACAACAGTGCTTGAATTAATGAGTTACTATCCGGGTTACAAATCCTGAGAGTATATTTgtactaaaaaa
This sequence is a window from Saccharomyces cerevisiae S288C chromosome VII, complete sequence. Protein-coding genes within it:
- the MDM34 gene encoding ERMES complex subunit MDM34 (Mitochondrial component of the ERMES complex; links the ER to mitochondria and may promote inter-organellar calcium and phospholipid exchange as well as coordinating mitochondrial DNA replication and growth; required for mitophagy; ERMES complex is often co-localized with peroxisomes and with concentrated areas of pyruvate dehydrogenase), with amino-acid sequence MSFRFNEAVFGDNSFNERIREKLSTALNSPSKKKLDILKSGIKVQKVDFPTIPQLEILDLDIITQPKSLAKGICKISCKDAMLRIQTVIESNLLLINEQDTPSFTMPQLINNGSFTIPITMTFSSIELEAITNIFVKNPGIGISFNDVDLDFKFDCSVKILQSTIERRLKESMHVVFKDVLPSLIFNTSQNWFTNRGESTSTIPGKREHHHQQTTMSRNVILDGSDFQELSPINMLRLSSIVSSRSTLSLHSTVMNSLSAIPGCLERQNLYRFISRMPSLNNYYSSQSFPQPKSSTVSSKQLVKPFYCSHNLLPKTVLDSSQYDLATITKIQSRLFDRSNSNDDNAKPRRRKIKCKKTRTPSNLQSQGEQAVDDSTAIETVTSTPVQTPIPELEEQSPPYLKTTVSIRDKYVIPEKISLNLDSKKDTSKKKPFYFIGLNSQEPSNNWKWGMEDSPPPYH
- the KIP3 gene encoding tubulin-dependent ATPase KIP3 (Kinesin-related antiparallel sliding motor protein; involved in mitotic spindle positioning; sliding activity promotes bipolar spindle assembly and maintenance of genome stability; inhibits spindle elongation, destabilizing late anaphase spindle microtubules (MTs) that polymerize beyond the midzone; required for plus-end directed kinetochore movement along metaphase MTs enabling chromosome biorientation and congression; involved in chromosome movement towards the spindle pole during anaphase A); this translates as MNVPETRQSSIVVAIRVRPFTSMEKTRLVNEASGAEANFPGLGDSSLILPMSNNSDSDIDIDAEEGSTRSKRNSLLRRKVIRPEGIRKIVDCVDDRMLIFDPADRNPLNKVSDQVLNSMRARATKATASSINNSNATNKFSSQRRRHGGEIKFVFDKLFDETSSQARVYKETTSPLLDSVLDGFNSTVFAYGATGCGKTYTVSGTPSQPGIIFLAMEELFNKITDLKDEKDFEISLSYLEIYNERIRDLLKPETPSKRLVIREDTQNHIKVANLSYHHPNTVEDVMDLVVQGNINRTTSPTEANEVSSRSHAVLQIHIMQTNKLVDLTSQHTFATLSIIDLAGSERAAATRNRGIRLHEGANINRSLLALGNCINALCLNDGSRSCHIPYRDSKLTRLLKFSLGGNCKTVMIVCISPSSSHYDETLNTLKYANRAKEIKTKIIRNQQSLSRHVGSYLKMITEQKRQIEELREREEKMISLKLTKYKLNKEKIQLAINECVNRVQQTYAGVETYQVAKTLKSLILCKRRFLQMVKLEVDNLILLFEREESTAAEMQPVISNCRMISGQLYNKIHELEMKFDETDTLSSVIHQVHSIDLNKLREMEDWDETYDLVYLESCLNQISELQRNEILVNSSIMTEKLMSDPGLNSRFKFLSKWLMNRTPNIESIIQDLVHIDEEFESFARTFIANPDSNFTNTNINIINTTAADLAVPAETLQRQNFSQKKVKWTSPDLSPSPMIEPQPELEPELHQDQDAIASEVDVSMQDTTFNEQGPSTPSAPTTAVPRRKMRSSLLTHQSLLATARK